The following DNA comes from Dermacentor andersoni chromosome 2, qqDerAnde1_hic_scaffold, whole genome shotgun sequence.
TAACGTAAACCGTTATGCTTCTTTTTGCATCCGTGCCATTCGAATAAAATGCAAATTTGTTGCGACATGCGTTCTATTGAAAGAAAAGTGACCAACCGCAGAAATTTGCATCCTCATGTGCTCGCAGTTTTGCACAATACCTGCTGGCCATATCCAATGTCATCACTACTCAGCCATGACGAGGCGTTATGCAGGCGACGTTAACCTGACAGAAGACATTTTCTTCGAAGTGGAGCAAACTTTCGCAAGCAAGGTGGGTTGAAGCGGCGCTACTCAGTCTAAGCCCAGCAGAGCTAGGCAGGATTCAAAGGCAATCTGCTAGCAATTAAGTATTTTTTTCAAAGCTGGGGTAGTAGTGACGAGAAATACCATTTCCTGACAATACAATGTCGACAACGGCTAGATCTGCTTTTATTTCCTACACGGCGGCTTGCGGTTTGAGTTATAGAGGCTTTTTGTTCAAGCAGCGTGTTACGCCACGCACCAGTTTCAAACATTAAGCGACCTTTTAAAAAAGTCAGATAATGACAAAATGTCGTCAATTACCTTTGGCGAAGGATATTATTAAACACATATCAATGTTATATCTAGAAGCAATATGCGCTATAGTATAAAAAAAGTGAACTTAACCGGTTTGAAAGTACTAACAAATAGTTGAAAGTAAAAGGGCAAGAAACATCGAGTGCGTCGTGCCAATTTCATCCCAAGTCCTTCTCTCTAGGATTACATTCGTCACAGCAACATAAGCGATTGGAATGTCTGAGCAAGCTTTAGCATGAAGTAAACGTTATCGCGATGATCGAATATGATATTATTGAACAAGTTGCATATGTGACCACGTTTAACAAACGCAACAGAAGTCGAACGGATGTTCGTTTCTGCTGAAAATTCTTTCCACACTGTGCAGCTTGTGATACGACGCGCGAAATCAGAGAACTGATGCGTGAGAAATAGCTTGAGGATCTTTCGAATCTAGTATTTTACTCAAATTTAGTCGAGCTTCTGGTAATCCGCTTTTCACAGCCATTTCTGCAACATTTCCCCCCTCTGCAGTGTCGTCACGTTTGTGGGCGCACAAAGTAGTGTCATCGTGTTATGGCAATGGTTGCATCAAATGTACTTACCACTAGAAGGCAGCACGTCACCATGCACCAAGAATTACCAGTGACATCTGAATGAACAGACATGAAGGGCGCAGACAGCAAAACAAATTTGACTGAACTGCAATTTTATCAGTAAAGCGCAATCAAAGTGGCCGCAAGACTTATCACAAATCTGCATGTGGAGTCGTTTTAAGGCATTTACAGTCACCTTctgcaaaagaaagagagaaacaattTTATACGTATATAAACGCCGACGCCGTTCAAAGAACGTTATTTTTTTTCCGTGTTGAAAATTATCAAAATTAACAATAACACACGTGAACTTTCTAGAATCAAGAGTCAATGAAACCTATGAAGTCAGAGGCGAAACCCAGCTCATTTAACAGCCATACCCAGGAATCCTGGACAATACTCCTGCGGCCATTTGGAgaacttcaccgcaatgcaccACCGTAACTCAATGGGCAAAATTTTTGAAAATGATATTTCAAAAGGCCGCAGGAATTTCAACAGCTTTCGGTCAGCAACGGCGAGGGGATACACCTTCCTAAGAACGTGCGAATTTACCGCACTTAGTCATAACTTCCCTGTCGCGTTATAGCGCCGCTCTAATCATGATCAAAATTCTGTTGCAACGCAGGAATTACGTTACAAAGAAGCGCCGTAAATGCGCATGGTAATCAAGGCGTACCTTTTTCTGAAGTTCCAGCCGccttctgaaatattttttttttttatctgctgcCAACTACACTTCGCTGgtgcactgcggtgaagttcgacagatgTCTGAAGGGACAATTTCCGAAATCCTGGCCATCAGCACACTCGCAAGTGACTACCTGGAGAGGCGAAAATCACTCCACAAGGCATGAAAAAAACTTTTGGTTGTGGTTAGTTGCTACTTATCTTTCGGCATCATTATCATTTTGAGAAAAAAGATCGCCttttcttgaatatttttttcCCTCTACGGCGAGCGATGGCCGAGGTGCGTTGTTGTAATAAAATCTTACAAGCACCCATTTGCGTGTCGGCATTCACGCTGTTTCCTGATtggttttctttatttgctgcaggtGTACCTCATTCTGAGGCAACTGAAACATGCGAGGGTGTCGCCCGTGGCGTTCATTATGGAGCGCTACGACATGGAGCTGCAGAGCAAGATAAGCTTCTTCAACGCCAACAGAAGGAAAAACGTTCCCTGCGCGGTCAGACCATTCGGTTTTACGAAGGAAACAAAGGACGAACTTTTAAAGTTTTCATAGCCACATTTGCAGCACACGGCAAATGTGTTTCTTATTAGGCTTCCTATGTAGCCGTTGCTTCTGATGGTGCGTTATTGAAAGAGAACCAATCAAGTGACCTTTCGAGAGGATGCAATCGTACCGCTTTGTCCTAACTAAAAGTCAAATACGCGAATAAGACACATGGATGATTGGGCACGTCTTATGACATTCCTATTTCTGTCGGGCTTAAATTGGTGGACAACACTCTAGGACACTCAGGATGGCAGGTGTCATCGCTAGCGTAGAGCATTGAACACGTACGTAGGGTGCATTTTCTGTAACTTTAAAGCTTTCAATTGAAGTTAAAAATCCATACTATTTATCTCTAAGATACATAATGGCTGCAAATATGGGAATGATTCATGTGAAAAACCCCGCAAACGCCTGTACTATTCTTGCTGTGGTTGATGTCTACAACGAATaggcgtccgtccgtccgtccgtccgtccgtccgtccgtctgtctgtctctgtctgtctgtctgtctgtctgtctgtctgtctgtctgtctgtctgtctgtctgtctgtctgtctgtctgtctgtctgtctgtctgtctgtctgtctgtctgtctgtctgtgttgtgtagtgctgtgctgtgctgtgctgtgctgtgctgtgctgtgctgtgctgtgctgtgctttTAAGAGGATCATCCAGTGGCCCGAGTTGTCTGCCAGTTTGGGACACTATGTGCCTGCTctttgtgatgccgtcgtggtcatttcatcatcgtcattgcCCCTTCGTGATATTGACGCGgaataggtttgcacgtgttgacacgggacccttaaggcgagaacgacgaagttcgtggttgcgcgcttgctctccgaggaccagccatcgctaaaggcagacgttttttctcaatctgtcggtgctaaactgttttagttgtcatagctgggtgacatttctggtggatgtgctgggtacggtcgatgttaagatctccggagcataccccagacctaagcccggcgagtagttcaaccgagcttacccctgtgcacgtacgtgccagccgacgcctctagggactccagccacagcacggtctgctacctgaacgaactagaatgacgacccaaccacctcctgccactcctgcagcatcgcacgttgtcgtcaatcacatccggacgccgaatctgttccacggaagtgcttcagaggacgccgatgactggcttgaccattttgaccgggttgccaacctcaacgactggaaccacgagcgtaagctatgttacgtgtacttcgctcttgaagattccgcgaaagcatggtttgagaaccacgaggcgacactgacgtcatgggaagaatttcgtaggcacttcctcaatgccttcgccagggcggacaggaaggagagagcggagttagcgttggaggcaagaattcaaggcccgaatgagcgagtgactgcgtacgtagaagacatgaatcggcttttcagacgtgcggaccctttgatgactgaaacaaagaaggtgcgccatctcatgcgcggcgtcaaagaggaaatctttgctggcctaattcgaaatccgccgacgacacttgcagagttccatgacgaagccagtactatggaaaaggcccttcaacagcgggccaggcaaaacaaccgcgacgccgtgatttcaagggagctctctgccgttaccctcggtaacgacgttggcgccttgcgagaactcatcagggctgtcgtcaaggaggaactgcagaagatgcagacgaccactgcccctgtgggacaactttacattgcggaaatggtgcgcgccgaggtccgacaggccgtccatattcctggacagtacgaggcaccacagcaggtaccgcacgccgaaatgagttacgctgaagcagtacgccgtcctccaccctcaagtgcgtgcagcatggtacaccccactcaacaaatggacgtaagcttcaggccgcctcgcagcccaacGCACGTCGCCGAAGCAAgaactaggaagagcgacgtctggcgcaccacagactacaaaaccctttgttttcattgtggcgaagccgggcacatctacagaatgtgtccttatcgtcatctggggcttcgtggattctcgccgaatgcacctcgtccacgacctggtgagcggccgccggaaatagagtttcgtcacaaatcgttgcaatgatgatcagcgatggccggagccccattcgtcgtctcctgctcgttacaggtcaccatcaccaagccaagcttttactcgcggcgctctgagacgccgctcgcctagcccggcgggtcgggaaaactgagttcagcgacctccggaggtgaggccgctgacgacgaccgtacgcaatatcctccactacgacgacaacgacgaaaacagaacgacgcagacgtacagacggagtcgaacaccttacgagaggtagtaacgtcgaacattcccgtcaccatagacgacgaagaaataacggcgttaatcgacagtggagcggacacctcagttatgagcatggaccttgcctgcaagctgaagaaagtttctaccgagtggacagggtcgcagattcaaactgcaggaggccatctgctaaccccggtagggagatgcacagcgcgagtgagcattcgtgggtttacgtacctcggagattttgttatcctcccaagctgctcgagggacctaattctgggaatggactttctgcaggctaatggagctgtgatcaacttacaaaagtcgcgggtaacgttttcgacggcgcaggccttagcagggagcagcactgacgacacgtatgtcaacgccttgaggattgttgacgagaacatcacggtgccgccaaggagcagcgtattgaccctcgtcatctgcgacgcattcgacggctatgagggtattgccgaggcaaatatcccgctgctgcttgaaaaacacatctgcatcgcccggggccttgttcgaatacagcataagtgctcgcaagttttgttgacaaacttcagccatgagtatcagcacgtccctcaaggtacagctgtggcattcctgaacgaaattgctgacttctccgatagcggcacgttacaagtgacttcaccggacgcaacaactcacgccagcctgaatacccgcgtccacattaatgctgacttagcagatgtccagaaggatcagctgctgggcctactgacagaatcctccggctgtttttccacggaatccaaagtccagtgcacttccgttacgcaacaccggatagttacagaggagtcggcgcggcctgttcgtcagcatccgtatcgcgtgtcacctatggagcgggaggcgattaagcgtcaacttcaagaaatgctaaaggatgacgtcattcagccgtcgacaagtccgtgggcatcgcctgt
Coding sequences within:
- the LOC129387458 gene encoding uncharacterized protein; this translates as MTLMAKQCPKNTVTTFQTRVSCVDIPLNLTHFCTIPAGHIQCHHYSAMTRRYAGDVNLTEDIFFEVEQTFASKVYLILRQLKHARVSPVAFIMERYDMELQSKISFFNANRRKNVPCAVRPFGFTKETKDELLKFS